One Kushneria konosiri genomic window, ATCGCCTGCGCGCACCAGACGGTTGGACGCCAGCTCCTCATGAATGCAGAAGTCGGGAATCCAGGCCATGCCTACGCCCTGCAATGCCATACCCTTGAGCCCTTCGGCCATGGCGGTTTCATAGATGGTGCGAAGCCGCAGCCGCAGGGGATCGTTTTTTAACAGCATATGCACGCTTCGCCCCAGAAAGGCGCCCTGGGTATAGGCCAGGTGCGGGATACTGTCGCCGCTTTCGAGATTGAAAAGAGGGTTGCCCTGAGCATCCGGTACACATACCGGCAACATGCAGACCTGACCGATGGAAAAGGAGGGAAATATTTCACTGTCGAGCTGCATGGTTGCATAAGGATCATGATAGGCCAGCATCAGATCACAGTTCCCGTCACGCAGCACATGGATGGCGTCTCCGACATTCATGGCCATCAAGCGGGTAGGCAGCTCTCCTACCCCTTTTTGCAGCCGGGAAATCCAGCGTGGAAAAAAGGCCAGCGCCAGTGAGTGCGCGGCAGCAATATCAAGTGCCTCATTGGCAATGTTGAGCCCACGCAGATGGCTAATACTTTCGTTGAGCTGCTCTACCAGACTGCGAGCGGTCACCAGAAAAAGCTGACCTTCCGGGGTAAGACTGACAGGCGTCGTGGAACGGTCCACCAG contains:
- a CDS encoding LysR substrate-binding domain-containing protein; amino-acid sequence: MNLETKWLEDFVALNATRSFSAAARRRHVTQPAFSRRIRALEQATGVMLVDRSTTPVSLTPEGQLFLVTARSLVEQLNESISHLRGLNIANEALDIAAAHSLALAFFPRWISRLQKGVGELPTRLMAMNVGDAIHVLRDGNCDLMLAYHDPYATMQLDSEIFPSFSIGQVCMLPVCVPDAQGNPLFNLESGDSIPHLAYTQGAFLGRSVHMLLKNDPLRLRLRTIYETAMAEGLKGMALQGVGMAWIPDFCIHEELASNRLVRAGDEKWNIPLDIRLYRCSLVHKPDVERLWHQLQKLPRDFLKM